From a single Actinomyces viscosus genomic region:
- a CDS encoding SIR2 family NAD-dependent protein deacylase, whose translation MSSTRPTNRSTAASWAPTAERSEAIRHLADAAERADAVVVGAGSGLSTAAGLTYSGPRFQRLFPDFIDAFGLTDMYSSGFYPFPTPEHRWAYWSRHIMADRYSEPVLPLYQDLREILDGLGSTDYFVITTNVDHAFARNGFDESRLFATQGDYGLWQCSVPCHDGTWSNESAVREMAARQRDLRIPSSLLPVCPRCGEPAAMNLRVDATFVEDSHWHAAAERYRRFLSRHETGRVLYLEIGVGWNTPSLIKFPFWQRTYANASVTFATLNLETEIPRQIAERSIAVSGDIAASIETWKALTQS comes from the coding sequence ATGTCTTCGACCCGACCGACGAATCGATCTACCGCAGCCTCCTGGGCCCCGACCGCTGAACGCTCGGAGGCGATCCGGCATCTGGCCGATGCCGCCGAGCGGGCCGACGCCGTCGTGGTCGGGGCCGGGTCGGGGCTGTCAACCGCGGCGGGCCTGACCTACTCGGGTCCCCGCTTCCAGCGTCTCTTCCCGGACTTCATCGACGCGTTCGGCCTCACCGACATGTACTCCTCGGGCTTCTACCCGTTCCCGACGCCGGAGCACCGGTGGGCCTACTGGTCCCGGCACATCATGGCCGACCGCTACAGCGAGCCCGTTCTTCCGCTCTACCAGGACCTGAGGGAGATCCTGGACGGATTGGGAAGCACGGACTACTTCGTCATCACCACCAATGTGGACCACGCCTTCGCCCGCAACGGCTTCGACGAGTCACGCCTGTTCGCCACCCAGGGCGACTACGGGTTGTGGCAGTGCTCGGTCCCCTGCCATGACGGGACGTGGTCCAACGAGTCGGCCGTGCGCGAGATGGCGGCCCGGCAGCGGGACCTGCGCATCCCTTCGTCCCTGCTGCCCGTGTGCCCCAGGTGTGGGGAGCCCGCGGCCATGAACCTGCGGGTGGACGCCACCTTCGTGGAGGACTCACACTGGCATGCCGCGGCCGAGCGCTACCGCCGGTTCCTGTCGCGCCATGAGACCGGCCGGGTCCTCTACCTGGAGATCGGGGTGGGGTGGAACACGCCCTCGCTTATCAAGTTCCCGTTCTGGCAGCGGACCTACGCCAACGCGTCGGTCACCTTCGCCACCCTCAACCTGGAGACGGAGATTCCCCGTCAGATCGCGGAGCGCTCCATCGCCGTCAGCGGCGACATCGCCGCCAGCATCGAGACGTGGAAAGCGCTGACGCAGAGCTGA
- a CDS encoding macro domain-containing protein, producing the protein MPEAQQLLEAISAAGPGLRQECADIMGARGRPEPTGTATATGGYHLPTAHVIHTVGPIVQGEPTTEQEALLASSYRSCLRAAEDLGASSIALCCISTGVFGYPKAEAATVAVRTVRDLLPHCQSLTKVVFNVFDPTDESIYRSLLGPDR; encoded by the coding sequence GTGCCCGAGGCGCAGCAACTCCTGGAAGCCATCTCGGCCGCCGGGCCCGGACTGCGCCAGGAGTGCGCCGACATCATGGGCGCTCGAGGCCGCCCCGAGCCCACCGGCACCGCGACGGCAACCGGCGGCTACCACCTGCCGACCGCCCACGTCATCCACACCGTCGGCCCGATCGTGCAGGGCGAGCCGACGACAGAGCAGGAGGCGCTCCTGGCCTCCTCATACCGGTCCTGCCTGCGCGCCGCTGAGGATCTGGGCGCCTCCAGCATCGCGCTGTGCTGCATCTCCACCGGCGTCTTCGGCTACCCCAAGGCCGAGGCCGCCACCGTTGCGGTACGCACCGTCCGCGACCTCCTCCCCCACTGCCAGTCACTCACAAAGGTGGTCTTCAATGTCTTCGACCCGACCGACGAATCGATCTACCGCAGCCTCCTGGGCCCCGACCGCTGA